A region of Oryctolagus cuniculus chromosome 3, mOryCun1.1, whole genome shotgun sequence DNA encodes the following proteins:
- the RPRM gene encoding protein reprimo → MNPALGNQTDLAGLFLANSSEALERAVRCCTQASVVTDDGFAEGGPDERSLYIMRVVQIAVMCVLSLTVVFGIFFLGCNLLIKSEGMINFLVKDRRPSKEVEAVVVGPY, encoded by the coding sequence ATGAATCCGGCGCTGGGCAACCAGACCGACTTGGCGGGCCTGTTCCTGGCCAACAGCAGCGAGGCACTGGAGCGCGCGGTGCGCTGCTGCACCCAGGCGTCCGTGGTGACCGACGACGGCTTCGCCGAGGGCGGCCCGGACGAACGCAGCCTGTACATCATGCGCGTGGTGCAGATCGCGGTCATGTGCGTGCTCTCGCTCACCGTGGTCTTCGGCATCTTCTTCCTCGGCTGCAACCTGCTCATCAAGTCCGAGGGCATGATCAACTTCCTGGTGAAGGACCGGAGACCGTCGAAAGAAGTGGAGGCGGTGGTCGTGGGGCCCTACTGA